The genomic DNA CGCCGATCCGCAACGCACACCGGGATTTCAAGACCGACGGGCAGGTGCAGGACCCGTACAACATCCGCTGCGCGGCCCAGATTCTTGGCACGGCGCATGACCTGATAACTCAGGCAGAGACAAGCCTGCTCATCGAAGCGAACTCCGCCACGGACAATCCCATTCTGCTGCCCGATGAAAACGGCAACCATGTGGACGTCGTTTCCGGCGGACATTTCCACGGCATGCCCGTGGCGGTGCAGGTCTACAACCTGATGCAGGCGACAGGCATCATGGCAAGCCTCTCGCATCAACGCTCCGTGCGTTTCGTGGACCCCAACCGCAACAAGGGGTTGGGGCGCGACCTCAAATGGCCCGGACTGTCAGAAGACGAAAAGGCCATCTCGAGCGGCATGATGATGCTGGAATACGCCTCGGCGTCACTGCTCAACTCCCTGTGGGGCGACGCCATGCCGAGCCACCTGTTCAACATCTCGACCAACTCCGGGCAGGAAGACCACGTCAGCATGGGAACCGGCCTTGCCGTGCGCCTGATGCACACCCTGCCCAAGGCGTCGCACATCCTGTCCATTGAGTTGGCCTACATTCTTCAGGCCGTGGCAATCCGCAAAAAGCTCGACACCATTCCCACCGAGGCGGAACTGCCCGAATGGGTAACGGATGAACTCATCGACCTCAAAGGCCGCATGAACGGACATGGAGAAGGGGTACGATTCGACGCCAATGTCATACGCGAACACCCGCTCTCGGATGAAGAAAAAACACTCAGTCCCGCATGTGAAGCACTCTTCGCCACAGTCACGGAAAAGAAACTGTTTCCGATAGTCGAGCATGACCGCTACCTTTCCGAAGATATTGCCGGATTGGCCAAATTCCTCTCAAATGGCGGAGTGGCGGACATTATCGAGAAACGGCTGCCGCTTGAGTGGTAAGTTTTTTCAAAAAAAATTAAATTTTTACTTGCCAAACGGCGGAAATTAGTATTCAAAGAATCTCCCTGATGCCGAGGTGGTGGAATTGGTAGACACGCTGTCTTGAGGGGGCAGTGGAAGAAATTCCGTGGGGGTTCGAATCCCCCCCTCGGCACCAAGCCGAAAACAAGGGCCGCAACTAAGAGTTGCGGCCCTTTTTCTTTAACCTATCCCCGGCGAAAAGAAGCCGTTGTTCACACTCGGAAACCCAGCCTTCCAATATCCTTTTCTGCCTGCCTCACTTATTTCACAATATAATGGACAGCTATCTACAGTATTTCTAGAAAACGCCGATTAAGCACTCACTTTCAAACAGATGTTTGTTCGTAACGGCACATTCAAATTGAAGGAATTCCATATGAAACTGTACAAGAATCTCAGTCTAAGAAACAAGATAATGATCCCAGTAGGGCTCCTGGTAATGCTCGTTATGGGAACAACCCTGACCGTACTGGTCTCCCAGTTCCAGACAGTCGCCGAAGAAGACGCACTGCTCATGGGTGAAGAAATGGCTGGACGATACGGACAGGCCATCAAGACAGATCTGGACGAAACGCTTGCTGCGGCCCGCTCACTGACCCAGACGTTCGAAAGTATCCAGAAACATACGGCCACCCCGAGCCGGGAACTGGCAAACTTCATCGTCAAGGGATTTGCCGATTCCAACACGCTTCTCAACTCCAGTTGGGTCGCCTTTGAACCAGACGCCTTCGACGGCAACGATACCGCCGCCATCGGCACTCCCGGCGCGGATTCAACCGGCCGCTATTCTCCCTGGTATCTCGCCGGGAAAAAAATGTCCTATGCCACGGGAATCGAACTCGACTGGTACCAGAAACCTTTCCGCTCAGGAAAAGAAACTCTGGTCGATCCCACAGAATACGACTTTGACGGCAGCAAAGTGACTCTGGTCTCGGCCTGCGTCCCTATCAAAGGTAAGAACGGCATTGTCGGCGTCGGCGGTGTTGATCTCAACATGCAGTCCATCAGCGACATGGTCGACGACATCAAGCCGTTTGAAACCGGCTATGGCTTTCTCATCAGCTCAACAGGCATGATCGTTGCCGACCCGAACCCGGACTTCGTAGGCAAATCCACCCGGGACGCCATCGGGTCCGAGATGTCTCAACTGGTCATGAACACCATGGAGTCCGGACGCACTGCTTCGACCTACTTTGAAAAGGACGGGGAAAGGTATCAGTTGGTCATCGCACCGTTCGCAGTCGGCAATACGGGGCAGAACTGGTCACTCGGCGTGGCCCTCCCCATGAGCAAAGTCATGGCAAAGGCCAACGACGCCGTATGGCTTTCGATAATCATGAGCGTCGCATCCATTCTCGGCCTCATCATTATCGTCTATTTCCTTGCCCGCTCCATCGTCACCCCCATCCGTCAGGGTGTAGCCTTCTCGCGCCGAATTGCTTCAGGCGACCTGAACGCCTCCCTGAAAATCGATCAAAAAGACGAAATCGGGCAACTGGCCAGTGATCTGACCGGCATGGGCGCACAGCTTCGCCACGTTGTCGGCGATGTGCGGGAATCCGTTGGTCGCGTCGCGTCCGGCAGTGAGGAACTCTCCTCCACGGCACAGACCCTCTCGCAAGGCGCGACCGAACAGGCCGCCAACGTAGAGGAAGTCTCTTCAAGCATGGAAGAGATGGCAGCCAACATCAGCCAGAATGCCGAGAACGCGCGCGAAACGGAAAGGATAGCCCGCCAGTCTGCCGAAGACGCAGGAAAAGGCGGCGAAGCCGTGGCCCAGACCCTGCAAGCCATGCGTGACATCGCGGACAAGATTTCCATTATCGAGGAAATCGCCCGTCAGACCAACCTGCTCGCCCTGAATGCGGCCATTGAAGCCGCACGAGCTGGCGAACACGGCAAAGGTTTCGCCGTCGTCGCCGCCGAGGTCCGCAAACTTGCAGAGCGCAGCGGCAACGCAGCAGCCGAAATCAGCGAGCTTTCCGCCTCCAGCGTGGCCGTGGCCGAATCCGCCGGAGACATGCTCTCCAAGATGGTTCCGGACATTCAGAAGACCGCAGAGCTGATTCAGGAAATCTCCGCCGCATCCAGCGAACAGAACGCAGGGGCCGAACAGGTCAACCGGGCCGTGGCACAGCTTGATGAGATGATTCAGCAGATCGCATCCGCAGCCGAAGAAATGTCCGCCACATCCGAGGAACTGGCAGGTCAGTCCAATCAGTTACAGACTGCCATCTCCTTCTTCCAGATCGACGAAAGCCAGATGCGTAAGGCATCGGTCAACGTCGTCAGGCGTCAGGCTGCCCTGCCCAAACCGCAACAGGCTCCGGCCAGACCAACCCCTCCCGCAGGCGCAGCCAGACCAGCAGCGCCTTCCGGCGTCGCGCTGAATATGAACGACATGTCGGATGACGGCTTCGAAAAATTCTAAACCGCCCACCGCAACCATACAACAAGCCAAAGGCCCCCACGACAACAGTGGGGGCCTTTTCAATTGAAATAAAACGAAACGCCCCACTCGGAAACAACAAGTCCCCTGCCTGAGGACGCCCGACAGCGAAGTCCCTCCCCGCTCTCAACTTTTCCTTGCGAAACAGCAAATAATCGGTTGACAGAAGCGAAGCGTATGGGTATCTCTACCTTCCTCTGAACGTGCCGAAGTGGTGGAATTGGTAGACACGCTAGGTTCAGGGTCTAGTGGAGGTTTCTCCGTGGAAGTTCGAGTCTTCTCTTCGGCACCATTTGCAAATTAAGCGAAACGCTTTCAGATAACACCCTGAAAGCGTTTCGCTTTTTTATTGTATTAACGTCCGAGCAAGTCCGACACTACCAGAGCGCCGCAAACCCGAAAACTGGGGCAAAGAGATGGGACAAAACCCATCACTCACTCCCTGGTTTCAATCCAAGGGAGAAGCGCACGCATGCCAGAGCTTGCCAGATCACCAAACCACTTGTTCCGGCGAGGAACCACCTACTACTTTCGCCTTGCCATCCCCATGCATTTGCGGAACATTATTGGTCAACGAGAAATAAGACTGAGCCTTGGTACATCCTATCTCTACCAAGCGCGGCGCATTGCCAGTCGACTCCATAGTAACGGCCTTGAATTTTTCCGTGAAGTAGAAAATATGCCAAACGCCATAACACAACAGAAATTAAAGGAACTAAAAGCCCATTTTTTCCATGACCAAATCATGATTGATGAGGCCCTGCGCCTCAAACTGCCCCACCGCTCACAGCTGACCTTGCAGCAATCCATGGAAAGCCTCGAAGGGCTAAAAAAGGAGCTACATCTCGAAATGGCTTCGGGCCAACTCATGACAGGTAAGGCAAAGCTCCTCAAACACATGGTCAACAACAGTCTTGATCCTGCGCTTGATGGCGTAGCTGATGAAAAGATTTATCTGGAAATTACAAAAGCACTGGCTGACGCTGTGGAAGTGATGCTCCACCGCAAACAGGGCGACTTCAACTTTGAAGAAACCGTTATGGAGAAGTACACAATCCAGCAGGAGCAAGCCACTGAAGCAAAGGATTGCCCCACCCCAAAAACGATGAAAGTCTCCGAACTCATCAAAAGATTCAGTGACAACCGAATCAACGGTGGACGCTGGAAAGAAAACGACATCAGCACCTATCAAGGACGGCTCAACTGGCTCACTTTCATCACAAACGATGTTGAGGTATCCAAGATTGATTTTGCGCTCATGGAGGATTTCCGAGACAAGTTAACCCGGATGCCCCAAAACAGAAAAAAGCTGAAGGCATACAAAGACCTGACCGTCGAAGAAATATTGGCATGTGATGTTGAAAAGCCTCTCACTTCTGGCGGCATCAACAACATCATCGGCGGCATTGGCACTATGTTCGACTATGCGATCAAGCTTGAGGAAATGGACCGCAACTTTGCCAAGGGTCTCAAGGTCAAGGAAAAGAAATCGCCGGATGAAAAACGGTATCCATTTACGCAGGAAGACCTGCACGCACTCTTTCATCCGCACAAGCATATCGACCGTGTGTTCAATCGCCCTGAACGCTTCTGGGTCTCCATGCTGTGTCTGTTGCAAGGCATGCGGCTTGAGGAAGCGGCACAGCTTCATCTGGACGATATCTACGAACAGAATGGACACATTGTCATCGACATCAATGACAAGGCGGAGAAGAGCACAAAGAATGCTCCTTCACAGCGGGTACTGCCGCTTCATCCCATTTTACGAGACACGCTGAACTTCCCCGCCTTTGTAGCCAAAGTACGCCGTACAAAGACAAAACGACTGTTTCCGGCTCTCAAGCATACCCCAAAAAGAAAGAAGTATGGCAATGCTGTCGGCGCATGGTTCAACCGCTTGGTAAAAAATACAGGAGTCAAGGAGACAGACGAAAACAAGTCTCAGCACAGCCTCCGCCATACATTTATTGGCATAGCGGATCGCCTAGAGGGGGTCGAAGACAAATATATTGTCGGTGTGACTGGTCACAGCAGAAAGGAAACAAGCATCGACCCAGCTTACTTGAAGAAATTCGCACCCGATGTTTTGTATGGCTTGGTGGTTTCCAAGATTGGAGATTTCGGGCTTGATTGGGAAAAGATTATGGAGTCGAAATTTGTGGGGAAAAAGTAGCGTTAATCTCAACTTTTTTGTTTAATTGGGACTGAAAGGATTTCCATTCGGTACGGAGCGACCTCTTGAATGCCATTCTTGGTGGCATTCAACATTAAAATAATTCTAAACATTTAATACAACTCGACTTATTCGCCACCAAGTTTTTTCAAGCTCATTGCAGCATAGTGTGCATAAGGCGCAGTATATTAATAGTTTTGCAAGACATCGAATGCTGAGCGGACACATAGCGGACATGAAACCAATCGCTGCTTATGGCTTTAATCACTAAATCAGAGGGAGACTGTACCAGATAACCCTTCTGGGTTATCTGGTACAGTCTCCCTAGAACTTAGCCACATACCTTGTTCCATCTTTGTGCCGAAGAGGAAAGATCGAGTCTTGATTTTTTCCTATCTACGAACATGAGTGTGTGCTATTTTTAAAATAGCCCTCGGACACTCTCGCCCCCCGGACGCGTTACGAGCACGACGCCCTGGTTGGTAGGAATTCCCTCCATGTCCGTACCAACTCTTCATGAAAACTGTCATCAGGCTATGGATCCGAACTCGCTGGCCCTCGTCTAACCGGCCAGCCCATTTCCTGAGTCTGCCCTATTTCAGTCTGCACGAAACCCGTCACAGTTTCGGCGACAGGAGACATTCACATGAGTCTGAACCACAATATCGTCCACGAAAATATTTCTCGCCTCTGGGCTCGCCTGCGCGGAGTAGGCGGGATACAGCAGGTTGACGAGGAACACCCCTTGCGCTCAAAGCTCTTCAGCACCGAGCAAATGGCGCAGCACGGTAAGATTCTCGCGGTTTCACACAGGCTTAAGGCAGGGCGTTCCATGGACCGCTTGCTTGCACGGCTATCCGAGAACGAGACCTTGCTGTTCGAAGTCCAAGCTCTGCTCTCGGAAGACGTGAAAAAAGGACGCCGGATTTCCCCTGCCGGAGAATGGCTACTGGACAACTTTTATGTGATCGAAGAACAAATTCGTACCGCCCGCCTTCACCTTCCAAAGAAATACAGCCGTGAATTGCCATGCCTAGAAAACGGTCTCTCGGTCGGGCTCCCAAGGGTATATGACCTGGTCCTAGAAAGCATTTCGCACAGTGACGGGCAAGCGGGGCCGGAGAGCCTGCATAGCATCGTGACCGCCTATCAGTCCGCAACCCCTTTGAACTTGGGCGAACTCTGGGCCATCCCTATCATGATGCGTCTGGCACTTATTGAAAATTTGCGTCGGGTCACCTCCCGCATCGCCAGCAATAGGATTGACCGCAACCGCGCTGAAACCTGGGCCGACGAGATGATCAAGGTTGCCGTCAAACAGCCGCAAAATCTAATCCTGACCATTGCCGATATGGCTCGTTCCAACCCGCCCATGGTAAGTTCCTTCGTGGCGGAACTATCTCGCCGCCTGCACGGCAAAGGGCTAGCCTTGAGCTTGCCACTAACCTGGGTCGAGCAACAGTTATCCGAAACGGGATTGACCATCGAACAGTTGGTTCATTCAGAGACACAGCAACAATCCACTGACCAGGCTTCCATAAGTAACAGCATCGGCAGTCTGCGGACCCTCGGCGAAATAGACTGGGGCAGGTTCGTCGAATCCACAAGCCTTGTCGAGAGTACCCTGAGAACGGACCCTGCCAACGTTTATATCAACATGGATTTCGCCACACGTGACCGATATCGCCACGTAGTAGAGAAGGAGGCCAAGAACAGCCCTCTTTCCGAAGCTGAAGTTGCGCGCAAGGTCATCGAACTAGCCCAGAAAGGTGCAACAATAAATGGCAACAATGCTCTCACGGCCCATGTCGGCTTCTACCTCATTGACAAGGGATTGGCCCAACTCAAGGGATCGGCGCAGGTACGCGACTCTTCAGTCGAGTCCATGTGCGCGCTGCTCAAACGATTTCCGCTGCTGCTCTATGGTGGCGGCATCCTGCTCTTGACGATACTTTTTGCCGGAAGTTTAACGGCCAAGGCGCACGCCGACGGGCTGCACGGATGGGGTATAGCGCTGGTGTGCCTGCTCTTGCTCGTATGCTCCAGCCACCTGGCGGTGGCCCTGATAAATTGGCTTGCAAATATGATGACCACGCCCCATCCCTTGCCGCGCCTAGATTTTTCCAAGGGCATCCCAAGAGGTCAACGTACCCTGGTAGTGGTCCCAACCATGCTCACCAGCGCCCCGAACATCGAAGACCTAGCTACGGCACTTGAGGTCCGTTTTCTCGGTAACCGGGACAAACACTTACACTTTGGACTGCTCACTGATTTCCGTGATGCGGCAGAGGAAACACTGGCCAATGATGTTCCCCTGCTCCACATGGCGCAACAATGTATAGAGAGACTGAACAAACAATACCCAAGCATGAGGGGGGACATTTTCTATCTGTTCCACCGGCCGCGACGCTTCAATCCCCAGGAGCAACTTTGGATGGGGTATGAACGCAAGCGCGGCAAGCTGGCGGATTTGAACGGCCTACTGCGTCGAGGCGATTCTTCTCCCTTTGCCTTGATTGTCGGCGACGAAAGTATCTTGCGGGAGGTGGAATATGTCATCACACTGGATACCGACACACAGCTAGTCCGCGACTGCGCTCGACAACTTGTGGGCTCCATGGCGCACCCATTGAACCGTCCGCGCTTCGACGCTGGCGGTCAGCGTGTGGTCAGCGGCTACGGCATTCTCCAGCCACGGGTGGAAGCCAGCCTGCCCGGCACTAACAGGTCACGGTATGCGCGAATGTGTGCCAGTGAGATAGGCATAGACCCTTACACTCGCGCAGTCTCCGACGTGTACCAGGACCTGTTCGGCGAAGGTTCGTTCATCGGCAAAGGGATTTACGATGTCGACGCTTTTGAACGCACTCTTGGTGGATGTTTTCCGGAGAACCGCATTCTGAGCCACGACCTCCTTGAAGGTTGCTACGTCCGGTCGGGACTTTTGAACGACGTTCAGCTGTACGAGGAGTACCCTTCAAGCTACGGCGAGGATGTGAAGCGCAGAAGACGCTGGATTCGCGGCGATTGGCAGATATCTCGCTGGCTGTTGCCTGGCGTTCCTGGTGCTGACTCTTGCTCACGAAAAAACCCGCTGTCGTCCCTGTCGCGCTGGAAGATCTTGGACAACTTGCGACGCAGCCTGACTGCGGCTGCACTGACTCTGCTTCTGTTGGTCGGATGGAATGTTCTGGCTTCGGCTTGGTTCTGGACCTTAGCCGTCAGTGGCATAATTTTGCTGCCATCTCTCATCGCAGCGACGCTAAACACACTGCAGAAGCCTGCAGACCTCCCCATGGGCCAGCACATAGCTACGACCATGAACCTGCTCACCAAACATTTCGCTCAGGAAATTTTTGCCCTGGCCTGTCTACCCTATGAGGCATTTTACAGCCTAAGTGCATTAACGAGAACGACTTGGCGAATGCTCGTCACGCATAAAAGGCTCTTGGAGTGGGAAGCTTCGAACGGAGAAAGAAGCAAAGAGTCCATGGATCTCACTAGCTCGTACCGAACCATGTGGATCGGGCCGTTTCTTGCCATAGCTTCAGTCCTTGCCCTGATCATGACCAGCCCGTCCGTACTCCTCGCAGCTGGGCCGATACTGATTCTATGGTTCATCTCCCCGGCCCTGGCCTGGTGGCTCAGTCTACCGATCTCCCACAGCCAAGAACGGCTTTCTGAAGACCAGACCTTTTTCCTGCGCAGGCTGGCCCGCAAGACATGGTGCTTCTTTGAGACATTCGTAGGCCCGGAAGACAACTTCCTGCCTCCGGACAACTATCAGGAACAACCCGTGGGCACCATCGCACACCGCACCTCGCCCACGAATATGGGGTTGGCCCTCCTGGCGAACCTTTCCGCGTATGACTTCGGCTTCATCTCCTCCGGTCGCCTAATTGAGCGTACCATACAGGCTCTTGAAACCATGGACCGTATGGAACGGTAC from uncultured Pseudodesulfovibrio sp. includes the following:
- a CDS encoding aromatic amino acid ammonia-lyase, whose protein sequence is MNITIDHTAQLTLDDIMAVAKGGAKAVLAESTKALLAARRGQIESSIIDQEFPAYGFNRGFGHNVDLSVKAEHLADLQENLIISHAVGAGDPMDETVVRITMLLRANSLARGYSGIRPELVQAILDMLNAGITPVVPELGSVGASGDLAPLSHIALALIGRGKVIFEGETLPTEVAFKRANLKPIKLAMKEGLALNNGVQFMNGIGLYCCHRLKTLLKTAAVNSALTAQVMLAPDTYFRADFHAVRPHPGAQHVADWIWRLMQDSPIRNAHRDFKTDGQVQDPYNIRCAAQILGTAHDLITQAETSLLIEANSATDNPILLPDENGNHVDVVSGGHFHGMPVAVQVYNLMQATGIMASLSHQRSVRFVDPNRNKGLGRDLKWPGLSEDEKAISSGMMMLEYASASLLNSLWGDAMPSHLFNISTNSGQEDHVSMGTGLAVRLMHTLPKASHILSIELAYILQAVAIRKKLDTIPTEAELPEWVTDELIDLKGRMNGHGEGVRFDANVIREHPLSDEEKTLSPACEALFATVTEKKLFPIVEHDRYLSEDIAGLAKFLSNGGVADIIEKRLPLEW
- a CDS encoding methyl-accepting chemotaxis protein, producing the protein MKLYKNLSLRNKIMIPVGLLVMLVMGTTLTVLVSQFQTVAEEDALLMGEEMAGRYGQAIKTDLDETLAAARSLTQTFESIQKHTATPSRELANFIVKGFADSNTLLNSSWVAFEPDAFDGNDTAAIGTPGADSTGRYSPWYLAGKKMSYATGIELDWYQKPFRSGKETLVDPTEYDFDGSKVTLVSACVPIKGKNGIVGVGGVDLNMQSISDMVDDIKPFETGYGFLISSTGMIVADPNPDFVGKSTRDAIGSEMSQLVMNTMESGRTASTYFEKDGERYQLVIAPFAVGNTGQNWSLGVALPMSKVMAKANDAVWLSIIMSVASILGLIIIVYFLARSIVTPIRQGVAFSRRIASGDLNASLKIDQKDEIGQLASDLTGMGAQLRHVVGDVRESVGRVASGSEELSSTAQTLSQGATEQAANVEEVSSSMEEMAANISQNAENARETERIARQSAEDAGKGGEAVAQTLQAMRDIADKISIIEEIARQTNLLALNAAIEAARAGEHGKGFAVVAAEVRKLAERSGNAAAEISELSASSVAVAESAGDMLSKMVPDIQKTAELIQEISAASSEQNAGAEQVNRAVAQLDEMIQQIASAAEEMSATSEELAGQSNQLQTAISFFQIDESQMRKASVNVVRRQAALPKPQQAPARPTPPAGAARPAAPSGVALNMNDMSDDGFEKF
- a CDS encoding site-specific integrase — encoded protein: MPELARSPNHLFRRGTTYYFRLAIPMHLRNIIGQREIRLSLGTSYLYQARRIASRLHSNGLEFFREVENMPNAITQQKLKELKAHFFHDQIMIDEALRLKLPHRSQLTLQQSMESLEGLKKELHLEMASGQLMTGKAKLLKHMVNNSLDPALDGVADEKIYLEITKALADAVEVMLHRKQGDFNFEETVMEKYTIQQEQATEAKDCPTPKTMKVSELIKRFSDNRINGGRWKENDISTYQGRLNWLTFITNDVEVSKIDFALMEDFRDKLTRMPQNRKKLKAYKDLTVEEILACDVEKPLTSGGINNIIGGIGTMFDYAIKLEEMDRNFAKGLKVKEKKSPDEKRYPFTQEDLHALFHPHKHIDRVFNRPERFWVSMLCLLQGMRLEEAAQLHLDDIYEQNGHIVIDINDKAEKSTKNAPSQRVLPLHPILRDTLNFPAFVAKVRRTKTKRLFPALKHTPKRKKYGNAVGAWFNRLVKNTGVKETDENKSQHSLRHTFIGIADRLEGVEDKYIVGVTGHSRKETSIDPAYLKKFAPDVLYGLVVSKIGDFGLDWEKIMESKFVGKK